From Zhongshania aliphaticivorans, one genomic window encodes:
- a CDS encoding response regulator produces the protein MAHELGSEQVLLVDDNPTNLQVLFKTLEGSGYRLLAARDGESALYTAKRAHPALILLDVMMPGMDGFEVCERLKADPDTADIAIIFLSALTDSQSKVHGLAIGGVDYIAKPFQTDEVLARVRTHVKIQRLERALARRNSELEDENQRILNAVEEGIFGLDVQGRVTSMNARAAVLTGCAVADTVGELFAQLKLFPNDNGLNQALTLLCEGGVSLRKESAKLTARNGDVVHVALSASPRKEGGAVLVLRDISEWLASQAALDSARGELDSQRQHLAHIERLSTGGEMAAGIAHEVNQPLTAVTNYARVAQRLLVDIPENKREKMHDVLGKIAIQAERAAAVIQRMRSYVKKPTGESEVLGLNSVLEDVLALAEVDSRVNAIPVVLHGGENLPDIQVDEVQVQQVALNLIRNAMESTANAGNESPVEVRTYAKGAMVCFSVSDHGAGLAPEIEAQLFSPFVSSKEGGMGIGLSVCQSIMQAHGGGIRHEHNPDGGAIFHCEFPAHS, from the coding sequence ATGGCGCATGAACTGGGTAGCGAGCAGGTTTTACTGGTCGATGATAATCCGACTAATTTGCAGGTTCTATTTAAAACCTTAGAGGGTAGCGGTTACCGCTTATTGGCAGCACGAGACGGTGAATCGGCACTGTATACCGCTAAGCGCGCGCACCCAGCCCTGATCTTGCTAGATGTGATGATGCCGGGCATGGACGGTTTTGAAGTCTGTGAGCGGCTTAAAGCCGACCCCGACACCGCAGACATCGCCATTATCTTTTTGTCGGCGCTCACCGATAGTCAATCCAAGGTTCATGGCCTGGCCATTGGCGGTGTAGATTATATCGCGAAGCCTTTCCAGACCGACGAAGTCTTAGCGCGGGTGCGCACTCACGTTAAAATACAGCGTTTAGAGCGCGCGCTCGCCCGTCGCAACAGTGAGCTTGAAGACGAAAATCAACGTATTTTGAATGCGGTTGAAGAAGGTATTTTCGGTTTAGATGTGCAGGGTAGAGTAACCTCGATGAATGCACGAGCCGCGGTGTTAACCGGCTGCGCCGTTGCAGATACCGTCGGTGAGTTGTTTGCCCAGCTAAAACTTTTTCCAAATGATAACGGATTGAATCAGGCGCTAACCTTGCTGTGTGAAGGCGGGGTTAGTCTGCGTAAAGAGAGTGCCAAATTAACTGCGCGTAACGGTGATGTTGTGCATGTTGCGCTCAGTGCTTCGCCGCGCAAAGAAGGCGGCGCCGTTTTGGTATTGCGCGACATTAGCGAATGGTTGGCTAGTCAAGCGGCGCTGGATTCAGCGCGCGGCGAGTTAGACAGCCAGCGCCAGCACCTCGCCCATATTGAGCGCCTTAGTACCGGCGGTGAGATGGCGGCGGGTATCGCTCACGAAGTGAATCAGCCGCTGACCGCAGTGACAAACTACGCGCGCGTGGCCCAGCGCTTACTGGTGGATATTCCCGAAAACAAACGGGAAAAAATGCACGATGTCCTAGGCAAGATCGCGATTCAGGCCGAGCGTGCCGCGGCGGTTATCCAGCGGATGCGCAGCTATGTTAAAAAGCCGACCGGTGAGAGTGAAGTGCTGGGATTAAACAGTGTTCTGGAAGATGTGCTGGCACTGGCAGAGGTCGATTCTCGCGTGAACGCGATACCGGTGGTTTTACACGGCGGGGAGAACCTGCCAGATATCCAGGTCGATGAAGTGCAAGTGCAGCAGGTCGCATTGAACTTGATTCGCAACGCCATGGAGTCCACCGCTAATGCCGGAAATGAGAGCCCGGTTGAAGTGCGAACTTACGCCAAGGGGGCAATGGTGTGCTTCAGTGTGAGCGATCACGGGGCCGGCTTGGCGCCTGAAATCGAAGCGCAGTTGTTTAGTCCTTTTGTGAGTTCCAAAGAGGGCGGCATGGGGATTGGTCTGTCTGTTTGCCAGTCGATTATGCAGGCTCATGGCGGCGGTATTCGTCATGAACATAATCCCGATGGCGGCGCGATATTCCATTGTGAATTTCCCGCCCACTCGTGA
- a CDS encoding M48 family metallopeptidase translates to MSASLKDLLRGNAEERTQRSVCIGGERLNVTLIRSRRRRRKLSLQLDAEGGLVVRAPFAARREEIDGLIFRNSDWIVQRRQELQEQPRHIGFRFIDGEAHLFLGRSYVLRIGADVMPNSQKVAIVDSEMLVQTRSPDVISRLLQKWYCQQAQQHFQQRLAIFSVQLPWVNTVPALRLRRMRSRWGSCSSSGRLCLNTHLIKASERCIDYVIVHELCHLQEFNHSPRFYALMDAAMPEWRECKAELEACGGVIIRE, encoded by the coding sequence ATGAGCGCTTCGCTAAAGGATTTATTGCGCGGAAATGCCGAAGAAAGGACGCAGCGCAGCGTTTGTATCGGCGGCGAGCGCCTCAATGTTACCCTAATTCGCAGTCGGCGCCGCCGTCGTAAATTAAGTTTGCAGCTTGACGCCGAAGGTGGCTTGGTCGTGCGCGCGCCCTTTGCGGCGCGGCGCGAGGAAATCGACGGACTGATCTTTCGCAATAGCGACTGGATTGTTCAGCGTCGACAAGAGTTGCAAGAGCAGCCCCGCCATATTGGCTTTCGTTTTATTGACGGCGAAGCCCATTTATTTTTAGGGCGCAGCTATGTATTGCGCATTGGCGCAGACGTGATGCCCAACAGTCAGAAAGTCGCAATTGTTGACAGCGAAATGCTAGTTCAAACCCGCTCGCCCGATGTCATTAGCCGCTTATTGCAAAAATGGTATTGCCAACAGGCACAGCAGCATTTTCAGCAACGACTGGCTATTTTTTCGGTTCAATTACCTTGGGTAAATACAGTGCCAGCATTGCGTTTGCGACGAATGCGCTCGCGCTGGGGTAGCTGCTCTAGCAGTGGTCGTCTGTGTTTAAATACCCATCTGATAAAAGCCAGCGAGCGCTGTATTGACTATGTAATAGTTCATGAACTCTGTCACTTGCAGGAGTTTAATCACAGTCCACGGTTTTATGCCTTAATGGACGCCGCAATGCCTGAGTGGCGGGAGTGTAAAGCCGAACTAGAAGCCTGCGGCGGAGTGATTATTCGAGAGTGA